The following are from one region of the Indicator indicator isolate 239-I01 chromosome 14, UM_Iind_1.1, whole genome shotgun sequence genome:
- the CSDC2 gene encoding cold shock domain-containing protein C2: protein MASDPSAPPAVPPLHSPKSPVWPTFPFQREGSRIWERGNLLLRDLPSPLPTKRTRTYSATARASAGPIFKGVCKQFSRSQGHGFITPENGTEDIFVHVSDIEGEYVPVEGDEVTYKVCPIPPKNQKFQAVEVVLTNLAPHTKHETWSGQIIGS from the exons ATGGCGTCGGACCCCAGCGCTCCGCCGGCAGTGCCCCCTCTGCACTCCCCCAAGTCTCCGGTGTGGCCTACCTTCCCCTTCCAGCGGGAGGGCAGCCGCATCTGGGAGCGAGGCAACCTCCTGCTGCGGGACctgcccagccccctccccaccaaaaGGACCAGGACCTACTCTGC GACAGCACGTGCCTCTGCTGGCCCCATCTTCAAGGGCGTCTGCAAGCAGTTCTCCCGCTCCCAGGGCCATGGGTTCATCACTCCTGAGAATGGCACAGAGGACATTTTTGTGCACGTGTCTGA catcgAGGGGGAGTACGTCCCAGTGGAAGGGGACGAGGTGACATACAAGGTCTGCCCCATCCCTCCCAAGAACCAGAAGTTCCAGGCAGTGGAGGTGGTTCTCACCAACCTGGCACCCCACACGAAGCATGAGACGTGGTCCGGCCAGATCATCGGCTCCTAG